ATAAATTGAATAACAAAAGTTTTCTCGATGTCGGGTCTGGCAGTGGCCTTTTCAGTCTTGCAGCCCGAAGATTAGGTGCCAAAGTCCATTCATTCGATTTTAACCAAGCATCTGTCGCATGCACAACTGAGCTCAAAAACCGGTATTTCCCGAATGACCGGGACTGGGAAATTGGGAAAGGTTCTATCCTTGATACAGATTATATTAAATCATTGGGCAAATTTGATATTGTTTATTCATGGGGCGTTTTACATCACACGGGGAATATGTGGCAAGCATTAGAAAATGTTCAATTACCGGTAACATCATCAGGCAAACTTTTCTTAGCAATTTATAATGATCAGGGCAATACAAGCCGCCATTGGCTGATAATAAAGAAGATCTATAATCGATTACCGGGAACAACAGCTAAATTACTGGTAGTATACCCCGTATTTATTCGTCTTTGGGGTCCTACTATGCTGAAAGATATGTTGAAAGGAAAACCATTTTATTCATGGAGTAGTTATAAGAAAAATCGGGGGATGTCTCCCTGGCGGGATGTAGTCGACTGGGTTGGAGGGTATCCATTTGAGGTCGCCAGACCTGAGGAGATTTTTGAATTCTACAAGGAGAAAGGTTTTCTGCTTACTAAATTAAAAACATGCGGTGGCGGGCTTGGAAATAATGAATTTGTATTCCGTAAAACGGAATAATAATATATGTGCGGTATAACAGGTTTCATTGATATATCCCGCCAGGCAAAAAACGATGAACTCTATGCCAGGGTTACCCGCATGGCTGACACTTTGCGTCATCGTGGGCCCGATGATAACGGTGTATGGGTAGAGGCCGAAACGGGCATTGCACTTGGTCATCGCCGTTTATCAATTATAGATCTATCTCCCGAAGGACATCAGCCAATGTCATCTGCGTGCAGCCGCTACGTAATCACTTATAACGGGGAGATTTATAATTATCAGCAAATCCGCAAGGAATTAGAGGCTTCAGGCATGCATACTGCGTGGCGCGGCCATTCAGATACCGAGGTGATGCTTGAAGCAATAAG
This genomic interval from Deltaproteobacteria bacterium contains the following:
- a CDS encoding class I SAM-dependent methyltransferase codes for the protein MDKLNKNIKEKGFNFGKNWGLFLKVLNEDRIVEAEKSLKQMLEADKLNNKSFLDVGSGSGLFSLAARRLGAKVHSFDFNQASVACTTELKNRYFPNDRDWEIGKGSILDTDYIKSLGKFDIVYSWGVLHHTGNMWQALENVQLPVTSSGKLFLAIYNDQGNTSRHWLIIKKIYNRLPGTTAKLLVVYPVFIRLWGPTMLKDMLKGKPFYSWSSYKKNRGMSPWRDVVDWVGGYPFEVARPEEIFEFYKEKGFLLTKLKTCGGGLGNNEFVFRKTE